Proteins encoded together in one Pseudomonas oryzicola window:
- a CDS encoding alpha-2-macroglobulin family protein: MFNKGLLLACALALLSACDSSTPGKPAPAEKPAASAPAAAPAAQREDPAMLAKRYEGRELTVLDVSEVQLDGAATLSISFSAPLDAKQDLATKVHLVDTVKGKLDGAWELSDNQMELRLRHLEPQRKLVLTVDKGLLAVNGKQLEEESITRLETRDMQPTIGFASRGSLLPTRLAEGLPVIALNVDKVDVEFFRVKPEMLSTFLANWGRNSSLYYYQSKETLDMAELVYSGRFDLNPARNTRETVLLPIAGIKPLQEPGVYLAVMRASGTYDYSQPATLFTLSDIGVSAHRYRDRLDVFAQALEGGKAMSGVNLEIHDDKGKLLAQASTDSDGHAQLPITPKADTLIATQGVHTTLLRLSSAALDLAEFDITGPQANPLQFFIFGPRDLYRPGETVLLNGLLRDQDGKPVKAQPVSVEVRRPDEQVSRKFVWEADSNGLYQYQLQLAGEAPTGRWQLLLDLGGGRKQVYEFLVEDFLPERLALELKGSSTPLSPEENARIRVNGRYLYGAPAAGNRLSGQAYVRPLREAVPALPGYQFGSVTETELNQDLELDEVTLDQAGKAVVEIESRWAEARSPLQLTVQASLQESGGRPITRRLEQPIWPAERLPGLRGLFDGEETDSDAPVEFEFLVADRDGNKLAAEDLKVRLIRERRDYYWNYSQSDGWSYAYNEKFLTQSEETISVKAGSTAKLSFPVEWGPYRVEVEDPQTGLVSSERFWAGYRAQDNAEGGAVRPDQVKLALDKPSYADGATAKVTVTPPTAGSGYLMIESSDGPLWWQEIDVPAEGKTFDVELDEKWARHDLYISALVIRPGERKANATPKRAVGVLHLPLDRAERKLAVSLQAPEKMRPKQPLTVKVKAANADGSIPKQVHVLLSAVDVGILNITDFKTPDPFASLFGRKAYGADQLDIYGQLIEAGQGRLASLAFGGDAAMAKGGKRPNTTVTIVAQQSLPVTLDDKGEGQATVDIPDFNGELRLMAQAWTDEHFGMAEGKTVVAAPLIAELSAPRFLAGGDRTSLALDLANLSGRAQQLNVEISTEGQLSLAASAQQNVNLAEGQRSTLMIPVLAQGGLGQGKVHVRVTGLQLPNEPSTAFEREWTLGVRPAYPAMLKHYRVALKDQPWTLPEADLAAFEPAGLEATLALSSRPPLNLGEQIRALKAYPYGCLEQTTSGLYPSLYADADSLKRLGIKGEPADVRKRKIEMGIEHLLGMQRYNGSFGLWSSDSEEEYWLTAYVTDFLLRARDQGYGVPAEALKKASERLLRYVQERNLIEVDYSDNAEHTRFAVQAYAALVLARSQQAPLGALRGLFERRADARSGLPLVQLAVALDKMGDKPRANQALQAGLAISRSKGWMADYGSSLRDQALILALLQENDMASSKVDQRLFALSDELAANRWLSTQERNALFLAGRGLLGKPEGQWQARLDSAGEVREFNNAESGMKLEGPLLASPLSVQNQGSETLYQQLTLSGYPRQAQPAGGNGMQIRREYLGMNGQPLDLHSLRSGDLVLVHLALKAENPVPDALVVDLLPAGLELENQNLAQSAASLDNASSAVKEWRDSMQNASLVHQEYRDDRYVAALKLDGYGTTHLLYLARAVTPGTYRVPAPQVESMYRPNLQAVGDGQGEMTVRAR, encoded by the coding sequence ATGTTCAACAAAGGATTGTTGCTGGCCTGTGCGCTGGCCTTGCTCAGTGCCTGTGACTCTTCGACACCGGGCAAACCTGCACCGGCCGAAAAACCGGCGGCCAGCGCACCCGCCGCTGCCCCGGCAGCGCAGCGCGAAGACCCGGCCATGCTCGCCAAGCGCTACGAGGGCCGCGAGCTGACGGTACTGGATGTTTCCGAAGTGCAGCTCGATGGCGCTGCCACCTTGTCGATCAGTTTCTCCGCGCCGCTGGATGCCAAGCAGGACTTGGCCACCAAGGTGCACCTGGTCGATACCGTCAAAGGCAAGCTCGATGGGGCCTGGGAACTCTCCGACAACCAGATGGAGCTGCGCCTGCGTCATCTCGAGCCGCAGCGCAAGCTGGTGCTGACCGTCGACAAAGGCCTGCTGGCCGTCAACGGCAAGCAACTGGAAGAGGAGTCGATCACCCGCCTGGAAACCCGCGACATGCAGCCGACCATCGGCTTCGCCAGCCGCGGTTCGCTGCTGCCGACCCGCCTGGCCGAGGGCCTGCCGGTGATCGCCCTGAATGTCGACAAGGTCGATGTCGAGTTCTTCCGGGTCAAACCGGAAATGCTCTCGACCTTCCTGGCCAACTGGGGACGCAACAGCAGCCTGTACTACTACCAGTCCAAGGAAACCCTGGACATGGCCGAGCTGGTCTACAGCGGCCGCTTCGACCTCAACCCCGCGCGTAACACCCGCGAGACCGTGCTGCTGCCGATTGCCGGCATCAAGCCGCTGCAGGAGCCAGGCGTGTACCTGGCGGTGATGCGTGCCTCCGGTACTTATGACTACTCGCAACCGGCGACGTTGTTCACGCTCAGCGACATCGGCGTATCCGCGCACCGTTACCGCGACCGCCTCGATGTATTCGCCCAGGCCCTGGAAGGCGGCAAGGCGATGAGTGGGGTCAACCTGGAAATCCACGACGACAAGGGCAAGCTGCTGGCCCAGGCCAGCACCGATAGCGATGGCCATGCCCAGCTGCCGATCACGCCCAAGGCCGACACCCTGATCGCTACCCAGGGCGTGCACACCACCCTGCTGCGCCTGAGCAGCGCAGCGCTGGATCTGGCCGAGTTCGATATCACCGGGCCCCAGGCCAACCCGCTGCAGTTCTTCATCTTCGGCCCGCGCGACCTGTACCGCCCGGGCGAAACCGTGCTGCTCAACGGCCTGCTGCGCGACCAGGACGGCAAGCCGGTCAAAGCCCAGCCAGTCAGCGTGGAAGTGCGCCGTCCCGATGAACAGGTCAGCCGCAAGTTCGTCTGGGAGGCTGACAGCAATGGCCTTTACCAGTACCAGCTGCAGCTGGCCGGCGAGGCCCCGACCGGCCGCTGGCAACTGCTGCTGGACCTCGGCGGCGGGCGCAAGCAGGTGTATGAATTCCTCGTCGAAGACTTCCTGCCCGAGCGCCTGGCGCTGGAACTCAAGGGCAGCAGCACACCGCTGTCACCTGAAGAGAATGCGCGTATCCGGGTCAATGGCCGTTACCTCTACGGCGCCCCGGCAGCTGGCAATCGCCTGAGCGGCCAGGCTTATGTGCGGCCGCTGCGCGAGGCGGTACCCGCGCTGCCCGGCTACCAGTTCGGCTCGGTCACCGAAACCGAGCTGAACCAGGACCTGGAGCTGGACGAGGTCACCCTCGACCAGGCCGGCAAGGCCGTGGTCGAAATCGAGAGCCGTTGGGCTGAAGCCCGTTCGCCGCTGCAGCTGACCGTGCAGGCCAGCCTGCAGGAATCCGGTGGCCGGCCGATCACCCGACGCCTGGAACAACCCATCTGGCCGGCCGAGCGCCTGCCGGGCCTGCGCGGCCTGTTCGACGGTGAGGAAACCGACAGCGACGCGCCGGTGGAATTCGAGTTCCTGGTGGCCGACCGCGACGGCAACAAGCTGGCCGCCGAGGACCTCAAGGTGCGGCTGATTCGCGAGCGCCGCGACTATTACTGGAACTACTCGCAGAGCGATGGCTGGAGCTACGCCTACAACGAGAAGTTCCTCACCCAGAGCGAGGAGACCATCAGCGTCAAGGCCGGCTCCACCGCCAAGCTGAGCTTCCCGGTTGAATGGGGCCCGTACCGCGTCGAGGTGGAAGACCCGCAGACCGGCCTGGTGTCCAGCGAGCGCTTCTGGGCTGGCTATCGTGCCCAGGACAACGCCGAAGGCGGCGCGGTGCGCCCGGACCAGGTCAAGTTGGCGCTGGACAAGCCATCCTATGCCGACGGTGCTACCGCCAAGGTCACCGTTACCCCACCGACGGCCGGCAGCGGCTACCTGATGATCGAATCCAGCGACGGCCCGCTGTGGTGGCAGGAGATCGACGTGCCTGCGGAGGGCAAGACCTTCGACGTGGAGCTGGACGAGAAGTGGGCCCGCCATGACCTGTACATCAGCGCCCTGGTGATCCGCCCGGGTGAGCGCAAGGCCAATGCCACGCCGAAACGCGCGGTGGGCGTGTTGCACCTGCCGCTGGACCGTGCCGAGCGCAAGCTCGCGGTGAGCCTGCAGGCCCCGGAAAAGATGCGCCCGAAACAGCCGCTGACGGTCAAGGTCAAGGCCGCCAATGCCGACGGCAGTATCCCCAAGCAGGTGCATGTGCTGTTGTCGGCGGTGGATGTGGGCATCCTCAACATCACCGATTTCAAAACCCCCGACCCGTTTGCCAGCCTGTTCGGGCGCAAGGCCTATGGTGCCGACCAGCTGGATATCTATGGCCAGCTGATCGAAGCCGGGCAGGGCCGCCTAGCCAGCCTGGCGTTCGGCGGTGACGCGGCGATGGCCAAGGGTGGCAAGCGCCCCAACACCACTGTGACCATCGTTGCCCAGCAGAGCCTGCCGGTGACCCTGGACGACAAGGGCGAGGGCCAGGCTACGGTCGATATCCCCGATTTCAACGGCGAACTGCGGCTGATGGCCCAGGCCTGGACCGACGAACACTTCGGCATGGCCGAAGGCAAGACGGTAGTCGCTGCACCACTGATTGCCGAGCTTTCGGCGCCGCGCTTCCTCGCTGGCGGCGACCGCACCAGCCTGGCGCTGGACCTGGCCAACCTGTCCGGCCGCGCCCAGCAGCTGAACGTTGAAATCAGCACCGAAGGCCAGTTGAGCCTGGCGGCCAGCGCCCAGCAGAACGTCAACCTGGCCGAGGGCCAGCGTTCGACGCTGATGATCCCGGTCCTGGCCCAGGGTGGGCTGGGCCAGGGCAAGGTGCATGTGCGGGTCACCGGGCTGCAGCTACCGAACGAGCCGAGCACAGCGTTCGAACGGGAGTGGACCCTAGGCGTGCGTCCGGCCTACCCGGCGATGCTCAAGCATTACCGTGTAGCCTTGAAGGATCAGCCGTGGACCCTGCCTGAAGCAGACCTGGCCGCCTTCGAGCCTGCCGGCCTGGAAGCTACCCTGGCCCTGTCGAGCCGGCCGCCGCTGAACCTGGGCGAGCAGATCCGTGCCCTGAAGGCCTACCCCTACGGATGCCTGGAGCAAACTACCAGTGGCCTGTACCCGTCGTTGTACGCGGATGCCGACAGCCTCAAGCGCCTGGGCATCAAGGGCGAACCAGCGGATGTGCGCAAGCGCAAGATCGAAATGGGTATCGAGCACCTGCTGGGCATGCAGCGCTACAACGGCAGCTTCGGCCTGTGGAGCTCGGATAGTGAAGAAGAGTACTGGCTGACCGCCTATGTCACCGACTTCCTGCTGCGTGCCCGTGACCAGGGCTACGGCGTGCCGGCCGAAGCACTGAAGAAGGCCAGCGAGCGCCTGCTGCGCTATGTGCAGGAGCGTAACCTGATCGAAGTCGACTACAGCGACAACGCCGAGCACACCCGCTTTGCCGTGCAGGCCTACGCCGCATTAGTGTTGGCGCGCAGCCAGCAGGCACCGTTGGGCGCCCTGCGTGGCCTGTTCGAACGCCGCGCCGACGCCCGTTCCGGCCTGCCGCTGGTGCAACTGGCGGTGGCACTGGACAAGATGGGCGACAAGCCACGTGCCAATCAAGCATTGCAAGCCGGCCTGGCCATCAGCCGCAGCAAGGGCTGGATGGCCGATTACGGCAGCTCGCTGCGTGACCAGGCGCTGATCCTGGCACTGCTGCAGGAGAACGACATGGCCAGCAGCAAGGTCGACCAGCGCCTGTTCGCCTTGTCGGACGAGCTGGCAGCCAACCGCTGGTTGTCTACCCAGGAACGCAATGCGCTGTTCCTGGCTGGCCGTGGCCTGCTCGGCAAGCCGGAGGGCCAGTGGCAGGCACGCCTGGACAGCGCTGGCGAGGTGCGAGAGTTCAACAATGCCGAGTCCGGCATGAAGCTGGAAGGCCCGCTGCTGGCCTCGCCGCTGAGTGTGCAGAACCAGGGCAGCGAGACGCTGTACCAGCAGCTGACCTTGTCGGGTTACCCACGCCAGGCACAGCCAGCGGGCGGCAACGGCATGCAGATCCGCCGTGAGTACCTGGGCATGAATGGCCAGCCGCTGGACCTGCACAGCCTGCGCAGTGGCGATCTGGTGCTGGTGCACCTGGCGCTCAAGGCGGAAAACCCGGTGCCGGATGCGCTGGTAGTGGATCTCCTACCGGCGGGCCTGGAGCTGGAAAACCAGAACCTGGCACAAAGTGCCGCCAGCCTGGACAATGCCAGCAGCGCGGTGAAGGAATGGCGCGATTCCATGCAGAACGCCAGCCTGGTGCACCAGGAGTACCGTGATGACCGGTACGTCGCCGCGCTCAAGCTTGACGGCTACGGCACCACCCACCTGCTGTACCTGGCGCGGGCGGTAACCCCGGGTACCTACCGTGTGCCAGCGCCGCAGGTCGAGTCGATGTACCGGCCGAACCTGCAGGCCGTGGGCGATGGGCAAGGGGAAATGACCGTCAGAGCCCGCTAG
- a CDS encoding translation initiation factor Sui1 — translation MAKKASSFAALGGLVYSTDVGRHCPDCSQPVDACICKQQTIPEGDGIARVRRESKGRGGKTVTTVSGVPLPLEQLKELASTLKRRCGTGGALKDGVIEIQGDHVELLVGELIKQGFKAKKSGG, via the coding sequence GTGGCCAAGAAAGCTTCTTCCTTCGCCGCCCTTGGCGGTCTTGTTTACTCCACCGACGTCGGTCGACACTGTCCCGACTGTAGCCAGCCGGTGGATGCCTGTATCTGCAAGCAGCAAACCATTCCCGAAGGTGATGGCATTGCCCGTGTGCGCCGCGAAAGCAAGGGTCGCGGCGGCAAGACCGTGACCACCGTCAGCGGCGTGCCGCTGCCGCTCGAACAGCTCAAGGAGCTGGCCTCCACCCTCAAGCGCCGCTGTGGTACCGGTGGCGCACTGAAGGATGGGGTCATTGAAATCCAGGGCGACCATGTCGAGCTGTTGGTCGGCGAGCTGATCAAGCAGGGTTTCAAGGCGAAAAAGTCCGGCGGCTGA
- a CDS encoding MATE family efflux transporter, which yields MSQLTTDWRHLPTHHKVWALAAPMILSNVSVPLVALVDSTVIGHLPHAHQLGAVAVGATLFTFMVGLMGFLRMGSTGFAAQAAGRADGAALRQVLVQGLLLAVAFALLIGLLALPFSQLALHAMQPSEALQQSTEDFFHTRLLGLPAALASYALVGWFLGTQNARAPLAILLTTNLLNIALNLWFVLGLNWGVLGSARASVIAEWSAALLGLALTGPALRAYPGQIVWSTLKRWQAWRPLLAVNRDIFLRSLALQLVFLLITVQGARLGEATVAANALLLNGLLLTAYALDGLAHAVEALCGHAIGARDRDTLRRSLVVACGWSLITSLGFAGLFLLGGHLFIDLQTNIDSVRAAAYPYLPYLALLPLIAVWSYLLDGLFIGATRAREMRNAMLLSVLIALPFGVGMSGFVNHGLWLAFLGFMALRAVTLGWFGWKLNLQGKWVAEQGTTI from the coding sequence ATGTCGCAACTGACCACCGATTGGCGCCATCTTCCCACCCACCACAAGGTCTGGGCGCTGGCTGCGCCGATGATCCTGTCCAATGTCTCCGTCCCGCTGGTAGCGCTGGTCGACAGCACCGTCATTGGCCACCTGCCCCACGCCCACCAGCTTGGCGCCGTGGCCGTAGGCGCCACGCTGTTCACCTTCATGGTCGGCCTGATGGGTTTCCTGCGCATGGGTTCCACCGGCTTCGCCGCCCAGGCTGCCGGGCGCGCCGACGGCGCGGCGCTGCGCCAGGTGCTGGTGCAGGGCCTGCTACTGGCGGTGGCCTTTGCCCTGCTGATCGGCCTGCTCGCCCTGCCCTTCAGCCAACTGGCGCTGCACGCCATGCAGCCAAGCGAGGCATTGCAACAATCTACCGAAGACTTCTTCCACACCCGCTTGCTCGGCCTGCCGGCAGCGCTGGCCAGTTATGCGCTGGTCGGCTGGTTCCTAGGCACACAGAACGCGCGGGCGCCGCTGGCAATTCTGCTGACCACCAACCTGCTGAACATCGCTCTCAACCTGTGGTTCGTGCTGGGCCTGAACTGGGGCGTGCTGGGCTCGGCACGGGCCTCGGTGATCGCCGAATGGAGCGCCGCGTTGCTCGGCCTTGCCCTGACCGGCCCGGCCCTGCGCGCCTACCCGGGGCAGATCGTGTGGTCAACGCTCAAACGCTGGCAGGCCTGGCGCCCGCTGCTGGCGGTGAACCGCGACATCTTTCTGCGCAGCCTGGCGCTGCAGCTGGTGTTCCTGCTGATCACCGTGCAGGGTGCGCGCCTGGGTGAAGCCACGGTGGCGGCCAATGCCCTGCTGCTCAACGGGCTGCTGCTCACCGCTTACGCCCTCGATGGCCTGGCGCACGCCGTGGAGGCGCTGTGCGGGCATGCCATCGGTGCGCGGGATCGGGATACCTTGCGCCGCTCGCTGGTGGTGGCCTGTGGTTGGTCGTTGATCACCAGCCTGGGTTTTGCCGGTTTGTTCCTGCTGGGCGGGCACCTGTTCATCGACCTGCAGACCAATATTGACAGCGTGCGGGCGGCGGCTTATCCGTACCTGCCGTATCTGGCGCTGCTGCCGTTGATTGCGGTGTGGAGTTATCTGCTGGACGGGTTGTTCATTGGTGCGACCCGGGCGCGGGAGATGCGTAATGCGATGTTGCTGTCGGTGCTGATTGCGCTGCCCTTTGGGGTGGGCATGAGCGGGTTTGTCAACCATGGGTTGTGGTTGGCCTTTCTCGGATTCATGGCGTTGCGGGCGGTGACGTTGGGGTGGTTTGGGTGGAAATTGAATCTGCAAGGCAAGTGGGTGGCGGAGCAGGGGACCACAATATGA
- the pbpC gene encoding peptidoglycan glycosyltransferase PbpC (penicillin-binding protein 1C), which yields MPSLTRPRSRARRLLRIAMLGMLMVLGLLWLADRLWPLPMPGDDLARVVLAEDGTPLWRFADADGVWRYPVSPDEVSPLYLQALLTYEDRWFYRHPGVNPLALARAAWLNLRGGRVVSGGSTLSMQVARLLDPHDRTLAGKLRQLWRTAQLEWHLSKREILQIYLDRAPFGGTLQGVAAASWAYLGKSPMHLTPAEAALLAVLPQAPSRLRPDRHPERAQRARDKVLQRLAEYQVWPERQIREATEEPLVLAPRQEPALAPLLARRLNSADSPPLIRTTLDAALQRRLEDLLLGWRARLPERTSAAILVVEAQTMAVRAYLGSIDLADERRFGHVDMVRSLRSPGSTLKPFLYGMALDDGLIHSESLLQDVPRRYGDYRPGNFSMGFSGPVSASSALALSLNLPAVQLLEAYGPKRFAAQLRMAGMPLTLPPLAEPNLSLILGGAGSRLEDLVGGYAALARGGNSARVRLQPQDPLLERRLLSPGAAWIIRRILSGQARPDRDPHAELVQRPQLAWKTGTSYGFRDAWSIGVGPRYLIGVWIGRPDGTPVPGQFGLASAAPLMLQVHDLLSNRDSQRGISVPVERVPANVGVAAICWPLGQPLHKQDANCRRQRFAWTLDGTTPPTLQAADQPLGLGLRESVWVNDQGLRVDGSCPGAKARDIALWPAPLEPWLPRVERRAARLPAIDPACPPQVPASAPPLSIVGVRPGDNLRRPATSSEPLQLHVSALGGGGRRWWFLNGQPLGETQGQDSLLVRFQQVGQAEISALDESGETARVAFQVSE from the coding sequence ATGCCAAGCTTAACGCGGCCGCGTAGCCGTGCACGCAGGCTGTTGCGCATTGCCATGCTTGGCATGCTGATGGTGCTCGGTCTGTTGTGGCTGGCCGACCGCCTGTGGCCGCTGCCCATGCCGGGTGACGACCTGGCCCGGGTGGTGCTGGCCGAGGACGGCACGCCGTTGTGGCGCTTTGCCGATGCCGATGGCGTGTGGCGGTACCCGGTCAGCCCCGACGAGGTTTCGCCGTTGTACCTGCAGGCGCTGCTGACCTACGAGGACCGTTGGTTCTACCGCCACCCTGGGGTTAACCCACTGGCCCTGGCCCGCGCCGCCTGGCTCAATCTGCGCGGCGGGCGGGTGGTGTCGGGCGGCAGTACGCTGTCGATGCAGGTGGCGCGTCTGCTCGACCCACATGACCGCACGCTGGCCGGCAAACTGCGCCAGTTGTGGCGTACCGCGCAGCTGGAATGGCATCTGTCGAAACGCGAAATCCTGCAGATCTACCTGGACCGTGCGCCCTTCGGTGGCACTCTGCAGGGTGTTGCCGCTGCCAGCTGGGCCTATCTGGGCAAGTCGCCCATGCACCTGACCCCGGCCGAAGCGGCGCTGCTGGCCGTGCTGCCGCAGGCACCCAGCCGCCTGCGCCCGGACCGCCACCCCGAACGTGCCCAGCGCGCCCGTGACAAGGTGCTGCAACGCCTGGCCGAATACCAGGTATGGCCGGAGCGGCAAATCCGCGAGGCAACCGAAGAGCCGCTGGTGCTGGCGCCACGCCAGGAGCCTGCCCTGGCGCCGCTGTTGGCGCGGCGCCTGAACAGCGCCGACAGCCCGCCGCTGATCCGCACCACGCTCGACGCCGCGTTGCAGCGGCGTCTCGAAGACCTGCTGCTGGGCTGGCGAGCACGGCTGCCGGAGCGGACCTCCGCCGCCATCCTGGTGGTCGAGGCGCAGACCATGGCGGTGCGCGCCTACCTCGGCTCGATCGACCTCGCCGACGAGCGCCGCTTCGGGCATGTCGACATGGTGCGCTCGCTGCGCTCCCCAGGTTCCACGCTCAAGCCGTTTCTCTACGGTATGGCATTGGACGACGGCCTGATCCATTCCGAGTCGCTGCTGCAGGACGTACCGCGGCGCTATGGCGACTACCGTCCCGGCAACTTCTCCATGGGCTTCAGCGGGCCGGTGTCGGCCAGTTCGGCTTTGGCGCTTTCGCTCAACCTGCCGGCAGTGCAGTTGCTGGAAGCCTACGGCCCGAAACGCTTTGCCGCGCAGTTGCGCATGGCCGGCATGCCGTTGACCTTGCCGCCCCTGGCCGAGCCCAATCTGTCGTTGATCCTGGGTGGTGCCGGCAGCCGCCTGGAGGACCTGGTGGGTGGCTATGCGGCGCTGGCACGGGGTGGCAACAGTGCGCGGGTGCGCCTGCAGCCGCAGGACCCGTTGCTGGAACGGCGCCTGCTGTCACCCGGGGCGGCCTGGATCATCCGGCGTATCCTCAGCGGGCAGGCACGCCCCGACCGCGACCCGCATGCCGAGCTGGTACAACGCCCGCAACTGGCCTGGAAGACCGGCACCAGCTACGGCTTTCGTGATGCCTGGTCGATCGGTGTGGGGCCACGCTACCTGATCGGTGTGTGGATCGGCCGCCCCGATGGTACGCCGGTGCCCGGGCAGTTCGGCCTGGCCTCGGCGGCGCCGCTGATGCTGCAGGTGCACGACCTGTTGAGCAACCGCGACAGCCAGCGTGGCATCAGTGTGCCGGTCGAGCGGGTACCGGCGAATGTCGGCGTGGCGGCGATCTGTTGGCCGCTGGGCCAGCCGCTGCACAAGCAGGACGCGAATTGCCGGCGTCAACGTTTCGCCTGGACGCTGGATGGCACTACGCCGCCCACCCTGCAGGCGGCTGACCAGCCGCTCGGCCTGGGCCTGCGTGAAAGCGTGTGGGTCAACGACCAGGGGCTACGCGTCGATGGCAGCTGCCCGGGCGCCAAAGCCCGCGACATCGCGTTGTGGCCGGCCCCCCTGGAGCCGTGGCTGCCTCGTGTCGAGCGGCGTGCGGCGCGCCTGCCTGCCATCGACCCGGCCTGCCCGCCGCAGGTGCCGGCCAGTGCGCCGCCGCTGTCGATCGTGGGCGTGCGCCCAGGCGACAACCTGCGTCGTCCGGCGACCAGCAGCGAGCCGTTGCAGCTGCATGTGTCGGCGCTGGGTGGCGGCGGCCGGCGCTGGTGGTTCCTCAACGGCCAACCATTGGGCGAGACCCAGGGGCAGGACAGCTTGCTGGTACGCTTCCAGCAGGTCGGTCAGGCCGAAATCAGCGCACTGGATGAAAGCGGCGAGACGGCGCGGGTGGCGTTCCAGGTCAGCGAGTAG
- the speA gene encoding arginine decarboxylase — protein MSVRRTRKDDGSQWTVADSRSVYGIRHWGAGYFAINEAGRVEVRPNGPKSAPIDLFEQVDELRQSGLSLPLLVRFPDILQDRVRQLTGAFDANIARLEYQNKYTALYPIKVNQQEAVVENIIATQNVSIGLEAGSKPELLAVLALAPKGGTIVCNGYKDREFIRLALMGQKLGHNVFIVIEKESEVALVIEEAAELKVKPQVGLRVRLSSLASSKWADTGGEKSKFGLSAAQLISVVQRFCDAGLDQGIRLLHFHMGSQIANLADYQHGFKEAIRYYGELRALGLPVDHIDVGGGLGVDYDGTHSRNASSINYDMDDYAGVVVGMLKEFCDAQGLPHPHIFSESGRSLTAHHAMLVIQVTDVEKHNDEVPTIENKEALPETVQWLADLLAPTDIEMVTETYWRATHYMGDVAAQYADGKLTLAEKALAEQCYFAVCRRLHNSLKARQRSHRQVLDELNDKLADKYICNFSVFQSLPDTWAIGQVLPIIPLHRLDEEPMRRAVLQDLTCDSDGKINQYVDEQSIETSMPVHAVKEGEDYLLGVFLVGAYQEILGDMHNLFGDTDSVNIYQNADGSVYHAGIETHDTIEDMLRYVHLSPEELMTHYRDKVASARISARERTQYLDALRLGLTRSSYLSS, from the coding sequence ATGTCCGTACGACGCACACGCAAAGACGATGGTAGCCAATGGACCGTGGCCGACAGCCGCAGTGTTTATGGCATCCGCCATTGGGGCGCTGGCTATTTCGCCATCAATGAAGCCGGGCGCGTCGAAGTGCGCCCCAACGGCCCGAAAAGCGCACCGATCGACTTGTTCGAACAGGTCGACGAACTGCGCCAGAGTGGCCTGTCGCTGCCATTGCTGGTGCGCTTCCCCGACATTCTGCAGGACCGCGTGCGCCAGCTGACCGGTGCCTTCGATGCCAACATCGCGCGCCTGGAGTACCAGAACAAGTACACCGCGCTGTACCCGATCAAGGTCAACCAGCAGGAAGCGGTGGTGGAAAACATCATCGCCACGCAAAACGTTTCCATCGGCCTGGAAGCTGGTTCCAAGCCCGAGCTGCTGGCGGTGCTGGCGCTGGCGCCGAAGGGTGGCACCATCGTCTGCAACGGCTACAAGGACCGCGAATTCATCCGCCTGGCGCTGATGGGCCAGAAGCTCGGCCACAATGTGTTCATCGTCATCGAGAAAGAGTCGGAAGTGGCCCTGGTGATCGAGGAAGCTGCCGAGCTCAAGGTCAAGCCGCAGGTAGGCCTGCGTGTGCGCCTGTCGTCGCTGGCCTCGAGCAAGTGGGCCGACACCGGTGGCGAGAAGTCCAAGTTCGGCTTGTCGGCTGCCCAGCTGATTTCGGTGGTGCAGCGCTTCTGCGATGCCGGCCTGGACCAGGGCATCCGCCTGTTGCATTTCCACATGGGCTCGCAGATCGCCAACCTGGCCGACTACCAGCACGGTTTCAAGGAAGCCATCCGTTACTACGGCGAGCTGCGTGCACTGGGCCTGCCTGTGGACCATATCGACGTCGGCGGTGGCCTGGGCGTGGACTACGATGGTACTCACTCGCGCAATGCCAGCTCGATCAACTACGACATGGACGACTATGCCGGCGTGGTCGTCGGCATGCTCAAGGAGTTCTGCGACGCGCAGGGCCTGCCGCACCCGCACATCTTCTCCGAGAGTGGCCGCTCGCTGACCGCGCATCACGCCATGTTGGTCATCCAGGTAACGGATGTCGAGAAACACAACGACGAGGTGCCGACCATCGAAAACAAGGAAGCCCTGCCCGAGACCGTGCAGTGGCTGGCCGACCTGCTCGCCCCGACCGACATCGAGATGGTGACCGAGACCTACTGGCGCGCCACCCACTACATGGGTGACGTGGCCGCGCAGTATGCCGATGGCAAGCTCACCTTGGCCGAGAAGGCCTTGGCCGAGCAGTGCTACTTCGCCGTGTGTCGCCGCCTGCACAACTCGCTGAAGGCCCGCCAGCGTTCGCACCGCCAGGTGCTGGACGAGCTCAACGACAAGCTGGCCGACAAGTACATCTGCAACTTCTCGGTGTTCCAGAGCCTGCCGGACACCTGGGCCATCGGCCAGGTGCTGCCGATCATCCCGCTGCACCGCCTGGACGAAGAGCCGATGCGCCGTGCCGTGCTGCAGGACCTGACCTGCGACTCCGACGGCAAGATCAACCAGTATGTCGACGAGCAGAGCATCGAGACCAGCATGCCGGTGCATGCGGTGAAGGAAGGCGAGGACTACCTGCTGGGCGTGTTCCTGGTGGGTGCCTACCAGGAAATCCTCGGTGACATGCACAACCTGTTCGGTGACACCGACTCGGTGAACATCTACCAGAACGCCGATGGCAGCGTGTACCACGCCGGTATCGAGACCCACGACACCATCGAGGACATGCTGCGCTACGTGCACCTGTCGCCTGAGGAGTTAATGACTCATTATCGTGACAAGGTGGCCAGTGCCAGGATCAGCGCGCGTGAGCGGACACAGTATCTGGATGCCTTGCGTCTTGGCCTGACGCGCTCGTCTTACCTTTCCTCGTGA